One Xenopus tropicalis strain Nigerian chromosome 8, UCB_Xtro_10.0, whole genome shotgun sequence genomic window carries:
- the LOC496665 gene encoding uncharacterized protein LOC496665 precursor: protein MEVRFLWFLLFVESMAQEDMEGKVFIFPRQSTSDYVVLNPRLTEPLDKLTTCLRSYTDLRKNHALISVDFPGSQDRHMFDIFQGPMDYTKPTPFHLFYIYINNSLASSMEQTDILQWKHSCVTWDSNTGVLQLWVNGKVYPRRVLQKGFSIDLQDGISLGQMQRNYGTGWDPEISFQGEISDVHMWNEVLPPETIWQVLLNNRYISGNVISWRSLNYTINGDVTVQPKLQCKYYSAQSYSYC from the exons ATGGAGGTGCGATTCCTCTGGTTTCTACTTTTTGTCGAATCCATGGCACAagaag atatgGAGGGAAAGGTCTTCATCTTTCCCAGACAGTCTACTTCAGATTATGTGGTGTTGAATCCACGGTTGACTGAGCCTTTAGACAAACTCACCACCTGCTTGAGGAGCTACACAGATCTACGCAAAAACCATGCTCTTATTAGCGTGGACTTCCCAGGGTCACAGGACCGCCACATGTTTGACATCTTCCAGGGCCCAATGGATTATACCAAACCCACGCCATTTCATCTTTTCTATATCTACATAAACAATTCTTTGGCATCCAGTATGGAACAGACAGACATCCTGCAGTGGAAGCACAGCTGTGTGACCTGGGACTCTAACACTGGGGTTCTACAGCTTTGGGTTAATGGGAAAGTCTACCCTCGAAGAGTACTGCAGAAAGGCTTTTCTATTGATCTACAGGATGGCATTTCCCTGGGTCAGATGCAGAGAAATTATGGGACTGGGTGGGATCCCGAGATTtcttttcaaggggaaataagtGATGTCCATATGTGGAATGAGGTTTTGCCTCCTGAGACCATATGGCAGGTTCTGCTAAATAATAGGTATATCAGTGGGAATGTCATTAGCTGGAGGTCTCTGAACTACACTATTAATGGGGATGTGACTGTCCAACCCAAACTCCAGTGTAAATATTACAGTGCTCAGTCTTACAGTTATTGCTAA